Below is a genomic region from Onychostoma macrolepis isolate SWU-2019 chromosome 15, ASM1243209v1, whole genome shotgun sequence.
ctaaaatgactaaacttaaactataattacaatgaaaactgaaaatataaataataaaaaacattcaaaacattataaatactataatagtatataaataatattaaaataacattgtgACACACACTATATGGCCAAAAGTAGATATTCCACTAATTAACAGGTGTCAGCTTCTAACATCACTAACAAGTGCATAAAATCTAATCTACAGCCATACAATCTTACAACAGAACAACTACAACAATAGTACcaaattcatttttcaattaagatatttattttgttaatgaaAAATGACTGGAAAAATGTTTGTCATGTTCTCACCATAAAGAGTCGTTTAAAACCACAATTAAAGTCTGGCTTCAACAACTTTCACTTAGCAGCAAAAATCTGCCtttaaatttgaaagaaataaaggtGTGAAATTTATCATGATAATTATCGATATCGActgatataaaacatttatatcatTGTCCAGCCCAACTTTCAAGGAAACTGAGTGACTTCAGAAAAGTTTCGAtgccattttcatttaatgcctgataaagtagCATTTATGAACAACcgctgtatttctgtatttctggTGTAAAGACACCAGAGACCTATTGacagagaatgaatgtgcatttgCAATAAgcctgtttgttgtttttgttcagatcaATACGAAAATCCACCCATgattttacgcagcaaacacgcagagctgtaaatttgaaaataaataaatggtttaaaggctgaaatgtgatgtttatcatttttgtgaaaacctgtatctgagcTGTAAATCATGATATTTGTTTAATATGTTTGCTCTATCCCACTCATACCatagaaattttatttttgcaggtAACAAAAAgccttaaatttgattttaaaaatcctgcagatacCATGTAGGCCTAAATAGTTAAATCAAATTCCTCCctttatatttgttgatatttgttgaTAGAGACAGACTGCATAGGGCCCAGACGCTGAAAGAGGCCCAGAATGGGTGTAACATTGGGTCAGAGAAGAACACAGTACACTCTGACCAGGAGCGGTTTTTAGATTGtcattgacttttttttgtttgttcaattTGCACACTGAAAATGGGTTGGAGCTCTTATttttgaactctcaaagtgcaccagattaatgcatttaaatttaaaatgtataaaattttcTCCCGGGGCAGCATGCCCCCGGACCCCCCTAGAGGGAAGCAGGCCCACCCACCACTGCCTCACTAAGTCTTACATGAGCATCATGTGAGCCCCCAATCATGTCCATTAGCCCCTGATATTTTGCTTGTAgccccagatgtcttcaaatcCTAGAAACGCCCCTGTGTTCAGCTATCACTGTATGAAAACAGCTTAGTatcattttttcaggtttctttgatgaatagaaagttcagaagaacagcatttatctgaaatataaatcttttgtaacattataaatgtctttattataaatgtattataattaattataaatgtcattttgatcaatttaaaccatccttgctaaataaaagtattaatttatataatttattttccaaaaaaaaaaaattatactgactctataagcttttgaatggtatagtgtataatgttacaaaagctttttattttagataaatgctgatctttggatctttctattcatcaaagaatcctgaaaaaaatgtagtcaactgttttaaatattaattataattaaaaaggtttcttgaccagcaaatcagcatattagaatgatttctgaaggatcatgtgacactgaagactggagtaatgatgctgaaaattcagctttgatcacagcaataaattacattttacaatatattcaaaaagaaagCAGTTGTTTTACatagtaaaactgtattttggatcaaataaatgcaggcttggtgagcagaaaaaaaaaaaaacataaaaaatcttactgttcaaaaacttttgactggtaggttttatatatatatatatatatatatatatatatatatatatatataattacagaaatgttatattgtgatgctatatatatataaataaaacatttctgtcCCCTGTGAAATGATGGCTACGTCCCTGCCTTAAAGGTAGTAGTTTAAGGTCCATAAACTAAagtatgtatattattaatattttctgtgACAAAATATTTAGGATTGCAAAAAGTGCagttgtaataatttaaaaaaacttaccAAATGAACACCCATATTGCGGGACCACCAATCAAAATATATAGCCTAGTGGTTACTGTCCTGTTTTCAACTATCGTCCACTAGATGGCACCATAAGGCAGTTCTGTTGAATTTATCAATGCATGAGTAATTGTCGAAAGCAGCAGCAGATTTTGACTATTACTTTAGCATAAACATTCTCGCTATATCTGTAATAAATCTAAAGTTGTCTGATActgtatataacaaaatattcaaACTGAATTTCACTGTTGACTGTTCGCAGTGTGGTGTCACCGATAGACAAGGTAAGCAATCAAGTCATATTAGGAGCTAATGTTATAACCTTAACGATTACTAAAACTGATTAAGGCATACATAATCGatcattaaaacaaatgtttggGAACACAATAGGGCAATTAAATTACAGTGCTAGATCTAAAAGGGCAGTTTTCTGGTCTCTAGGACATCTCAAGGGAAATGAAGACACACTACTGTTAAAAGGTTTGGGTTCAGTAagattcgttttttttttttttttttttatataaactaaTACTACTACTCAGCAAAGACGCATTACACTGattgaaagtgacagtaaagacttttataatgaatagaaagttcaaaagaacagccgTTATTTGAATTAGAAATCATGAATCAATCCTGAAAAACacgtatcatggtttccacaaaagtatgaatcagcacaaatgttttcaacattgataacaataagaaatgcttctttagcatattagaatgatttctgaaggatcacgtgacactgaaaacaagagtaatgatactgaaaatttagctttccatgacaggaatatattacattttaaaatatattaaattagaaagcagttattttaaatggtaatatttcacaatattacagtttttactttaCTTTGCAGAATAGATGCAGATGAATGCAGTTTGGGTCTTTccaaccacaaacttttgaactgtacaGTACTGTAGATACCCATAAATGTCTACAGTACAATCTTAAACATTACAGAACATATGCCAAGactgtatattaaaaatgttttcccagGCTGATACTGACTGGAAAATTGATATGATTTGGTATGTAGGTTAATTATGAAGAGTAAAGCCAGAGGAAGAGACCATTTTGAACCGCCTATAGCTTGCCGTCGTACTGCCTGTCAGCGTGAGCGTCAGAGCCGGAGTCTGCAGAGACGGTCTCTTCTAATCTTACCTCCTCTCTCAGAGCTCAGGCTCCAGGCTGAAGCTATATTTGGGGCTGTCCAGTAAAAGTGTGATCATGCATCCAATGAACTGTGTGATCAGATAGCATGGAGCTTTGTGACTAAATGCACATGATAACAAATGCTTCAGTTTTACAGTCATTTTGGGGAGTCTGCTCTCAGGAACAGTTGTGGGAGTAAATGAAATCCCATTTCTGTTTCATGCAGTCCGTTGCATAACCTAGAATTCTGACGCCCAGTTTACTAACAAAACCTGACTCGCATACATGAATGTGTTCAGGCGAAACCCTTTAATTAAAGCTCCCGTGTTCACAGATAATTTAACATACAAACAATGGGCTTTGACACCAGAAAGACATTACAAAATTTTTGAGATGGAGATAGGAAAGGCAGAAAAGAAAAACGGGGAAAATAAATCAGTGTTGGAGCTCCACCCATGTCAATGGTGACCAGCTTTCCCTGAAACCTCAGAACGACGTCATGTGAAACCCCAGCAGTGCTGACTGACTCTTTACTCTGAATCCACAGGCTCCTTCTCTTACAGCGGAGACAAGTCTAAATAAATTACCAATCTCTCAGAAAGACAGTATTATACAGAGAAAATTACAGAATGTCACTTTTCATTATCGTATGCAGAGAATGCACTAATGCAGACAGGGCAAAATATTACTGACGTCCAAAGTACCAAAAGGAAAGGCCACTATGTAGCCACTAACAGTTTAATCTAAATTTTGGAATGAAGTGCTGAAACATTTGGACCAATCCCTTTGAAAAAGGCAAACAAAACATTAAGGCTAAAGTATATATTGCCATtcaaaatataatgcaaaaaaattttttaatcagtatttgtatcattaaaaaaaaaaaaaaaaacaacatttaaaacaagataaatttgAGAAGCAAAActtttcagaaaatatatacTGGATTAAACTTATTTCCTTGTTTTAACCataaattttacaaaatttaGTGAGCCAAAAACTGCCagtgtggtaaaaaaaaaaatattattttgacatCTAATTAGTCTTAgatctgatcaaaaatactgattaaaaagTTACTTTTGCCATTGAATGAGAAAATTTGAAACTATGATTCAGTAATTCTAATGTTCTACTTcagcttttaatatttttcttgaCAAAAATTGAATGTTTTCACATCCTCAAAGACAGGAGCTGTCTGTCTGTTGACAGTGGAAGTCCAAATTCTGAATAGTCCTGAATGTAAACAGAGATATTTTGACTCGACTGCTGGTTTTCTTGGCTGCGACAAACAGCAGGTCAGACAAAGGGTTCTAATTTATCCTTTTCTGGCAGTGTTCTTGGCTGTTTCAGTCTCTCCGTAATCCCAAACAAAGTGGGGACCCTCTGAGCACATCATCATCTGGTGTAGGACCTCTGCCAGTTGTAAATGGCGTGAATGTTATGCGAGCAGACAGGCAGTCTTTTGCATGTGCTGACACTGCGATGGCGGAAAGTCTTGCCAGCCCCGCTCAGACCCCTCCGCCGGGCCGCCAGCTTGGAGCGCTCCTCCGCAGCGAAGAAATCAGTGGTGGCCCGAAAAAACTCCAGTACAGCCTGGTGGCTCCAGACAATCGGGCCCTCGTCTGATGTGGAGAAGCCGCAGTGGCCTCCGTGGGCAGTCAAAAGCAGGAAGAAATGTGGGTTGCTCTCAAAAAGCTCTAACGGTACCGTGGCCTGAGGCTCCCCTCGGATGGGGTCGTCCtggctgcacacacacagcacaggaATGGCCACTTCATCTATGTCCCTCAGTGGATCGTTACGTTCCCAGTACGCCTCCCAGCTACCTGCTCCCTCCGTCGTCCCTTTTAAGCCAGAATGACAGAACAGTGCCTCCTCCATTGCCTTCAAAGAGCAGCTGGAGAATAAGCTGTCTGTGTGGACAAGCTCTCCAAGCACTGTTTTATACCTGCAGATGGGATTTAACACAATATCGAGTATAATCATTATAGAGAAGAGCAGCAACGGAAGAGttttgttttcatcattgattcGAGTTACAACTAAGCAGGCAACCGGTTTAGACAGATCGCAGAAATCAATAGCACTGGATACGCATCGCTAGTCGGTATGgcaacagtgttttattttaatttggatCACCCcgagttgatttatttcagaaacacctgatatatatatatacacatagcggtggccaaaattattagaactagtattttcaccagttaaaaaatggttttaagtcagttatttctagcttttgctgtagtgtgtcagtaggaaatatcggtttacatttccaaacattaattttgctATTAAAGGCACACCAAGCAATTTTTGAAAAACGCTTTTGACCGCAGTGTCGGACcgagtcccaaaacacactgtggcaacgtctccaagatgcttcaagaaacctgcTACCTGaaagctacctgaaaaactatgcgcAAGTGCAGCGAAGGCAAAAGCTACTTTAAACGCAAAGAAcgaatcaacatttggtgtgaccaatttagttaatagaggttaattgataaagaaaatctatttatatcATGGAGTTGTTctccacagttcttctggatttagtccgtctcagtttgttctgtttcttcatgtcattccagacagactggatgatgatcagatcagatctctgtgtggagcactggctgttgtcggactccttgtgcaaacaaatctcactggattattacaattaatggcaaaattaatgtttggaaatgtaaactgatatttcccactgacacactacagcaaaagatagaaataacggACTTAAAACCATATTTAGcaggtgaaaatactagtgttctaataattcaTATATTCACACGTCTTTATTTCTTTGCCGACTGgcaaatatttttcttgtttttgttaccataaatatttaaaatttagtgAGCCAAAAATTGCTAatgggataaaaaaataaataaaataaaaaacactttattctgAAATCTAGCCTAAAATATcctaaataaaattttaaaaaatgttttaaggacttatactacttttttttttttcacactaacaaaaatacaaattaaaggCCCCAATATACTCCATGCAAAACTGAAGAACAAACTGTTGTAATGGTATTTTGAACAAAATCAGGTCAAAATTAAGTTTGTTTGGAGTTTTTTTCCCAGGAATTCAAAACAACTTGCCAACATTAAACTTTCTGGAAAGGTTTGCTGTGGCTGGTAAACTTCTGAACCACCATTGGTCCATGGCAGTTACATAATAGATAGGCGTGCTCTGGGGCTCTTCTGTTCAGACTGTCAAGGTCAGACGCCCGCGGGTAAAAACACGAACATACTGGAGAGAACTTCCTTATCGTATTGACgttgtaattctaactgaaagcaACACCTATGCTGTTTTTATGAtgttaatactgtaaagctgattgCTTTACAGCAATATATCGTATAAAGTGTGATGTAcataaatgtgacttgactggaGGTTGTGCAAGCATATCCGatcagatgctttcttaacTGTTTATTAggagacgtttttttttttttttgttattgagaGGAAAGTGCACACCACATATTAACATATGTTGATATGCTACCAGCAGTGTCTGCAGAGTCAGGATGTTCGCAAACACTACAACACTGCTTAGGTATTTCAAActtctttttaactttaagtGAAGATTGAAACAGAAATTCACCGCGAGTATATCAGGGCCTTaaaaaaaccacaaaaaaacaaaaaaacatgacatttgaaaacaaaactgaaatgttTCATCATCCATCTGTTGACAATTTGGTCCATTTTCTAAATAGTCCTGAATATAAACTCAGGTATTTTGAGGAAAGTGAGAGGAACAGGATCCTCCCTATAACCCTACCTGCTAAGGCAGATTTTTTGGTAAAGCACAAGAGCCCAGTGGAATGGCCAGGTCGAGCCACTCTCAAACCAGCTCTGGCAGCGGAAAACTGGAGACAGGCAGGCCGCAGCCGTCACGTAGCTGGAGGAGCCACACTCGCCCAAGTAGGACAGCAGGAGTCCTGAACCGGTGCTCTCACTCACGGCGTAGATCTGGCCCGCTGGCTGTCGGTACCGAATGTAGCGCACTGCTTCCCGCAGGTCAGTCGGGTCACCGAACTGC
It encodes:
- the abhd15a gene encoding protein ABHD15 encodes the protein MLEWIGAACFMVLMAMLWPVVKCIGAESHSTLLLPRRESKRSAERCDSKLEGQGESDALALICKPSALANYLLKHCMSFCKSLSIPKWNWRMSSSLQTVFGALWPFDCPVHFIRDHLQLSDDGLVALDWAVVGAAHHKRRRTSSNSTSPVLLIIPNSFGKITRNVLKLCEAALSHGYLPVIFNRRSQNGTPLCTVKLQQFGDPTDLREAVRYIRYRQPAGQIYAVSESTGSGLLLSYLGECGSSSYVTAAACLSPVFRCQSWFESGSTWPFHWALVLYQKICLSRYKTVLGELVHTDSLFSSCSLKAMEEALFCHSGLKGTTEGAGSWEAYWERNDPLRDIDEVAIPVLCVCSQDDPIRGEPQATVPLELFESNPHFFLLLTAHGGHCGFSTSDEGPIVWSHQAVLEFFRATTDFFAAEERSKLAARRRGLSGAGKTFRHRSVSTCKRLPVCSHNIHAIYNWQRSYTR